In Sulfurovum xiamenensis, a genomic segment contains:
- a CDS encoding N-acetylmuramoyl-L-alanine amidase: MEKISKTMPKLSRVFLLLLLLNTLLFPSGNMLQKAIVKKDELRLLFSKNFNKKSVKHFTLSNPPREIYDFKDTRIAHNRVPLGLGPHVRLAQNKADTVRVVITGYGSSKPLAYQPFFSNKSYHISLPKNSSVLPAKRYHKPHGNTKKVTKKPTLIRSNKDKLIVIDAGHGGHDTGAIGGGKREKDLVLQISKRLERQLKKEGYSVHMTRRKDRFLKLPQRTKIADKKNAAIFISIHANSVPKRKRNKVHGVETFFLQKTRDAKSQRIAERENRAVLKGMNKLSRNVVIDSVLSGPKIVESNKLAIDVQRRIMTNLHTRYKGVKDGGVRHAPFWVLVGASRPSILVEVGYISHPKERKRLFTPRYQELIAKGIAEGVDIYLNNRKKEIDL, translated from the coding sequence ATGGAGAAGATAAGTAAAACGATGCCTAAGTTGAGTAGGGTTTTTCTTTTACTGCTGCTACTGAATACACTACTGTTCCCCAGCGGGAACATGTTACAAAAGGCTATTGTCAAAAAAGATGAACTGCGTCTTCTTTTTTCTAAAAATTTTAATAAAAAGAGTGTCAAACACTTTACACTCAGTAATCCCCCTAGAGAAATTTACGACTTTAAAGATACACGTATCGCGCATAATCGCGTACCGCTGGGACTGGGACCACATGTCCGCCTGGCTCAGAATAAAGCCGATACTGTACGTGTGGTGATCACAGGGTATGGATCGTCAAAACCACTAGCGTATCAACCATTTTTTTCAAATAAGAGTTATCATATTTCTTTACCTAAAAATAGCAGTGTGCTTCCTGCTAAACGCTATCATAAACCTCATGGTAACACTAAAAAAGTGACAAAAAAGCCTACATTGATCCGATCCAATAAAGATAAATTGATTGTGATAGATGCTGGACATGGTGGACACGATACGGGTGCCATAGGAGGAGGAAAAAGAGAAAAAGACCTTGTGCTTCAAATATCAAAAAGACTCGAAAGACAACTGAAAAAAGAGGGTTATTCTGTACATATGACACGCAGGAAAGACCGTTTTTTAAAACTTCCGCAGCGTACCAAAATCGCTGATAAGAAGAATGCAGCAATCTTTATTTCTATCCATGCGAACTCCGTACCCAAAAGAAAACGCAACAAGGTACACGGTGTTGAAACATTTTTCTTACAAAAAACAAGAGATGCAAAATCTCAACGTATTGCAGAACGGGAAAATAGAGCCGTACTGAAAGGTATGAACAAACTGAGTCGTAATGTTGTTATTGATTCAGTGCTTTCCGGACCCAAGATCGTTGAGTCTAATAAGCTTGCCATTGACGTGCAGCGAAGGATCATGACCAATTTGCATACAAGGTATAAAGGCGTGAAAGATGGTGGAGTGAGACATGCACCTTTTTGGGTACTTGTGGGTGCCAGTAGACCTTCCATACTTGTGGAAGTAGGATATATTTCACATCCAAAAGAGCGTAAGAGGCTCTTTACCCCACGTTATCAGGAGTTGATTGCTAAAGGTATTGCCGAGGGTGTAGATATCTATTTAAATAATCGAAAAAAAGAAATTGACTTATAA
- a CDS encoding nitronate monooxygenase, with protein sequence MAFKSLKIGKYTIEKPIVQGGMGVGISWDQLAGTVSKEGGLGVISAVGTGVYKNRKYLDAKEMVGKEHRPLDAINFYSYTALKKIFENARKICGDKPLAANVLYAQSEYNRVVEDACKAGANIIITGAGLPLTMPEATKNYPDVALVPIVSTAKALKILCRRWKKTHNRLPDAVIVEGPLSGGHQGFKYEECFMPENQLEAILPPVVEEAKNWGSMPIIAAGGVWDHDDIVKMMELGADGVQMGTRFIGTVECDASQVMKDIIINAKEEDIKLFKSPVGYPARGVKTQLHEDIEKGTAPKVACISNCVAPCHRGEEAKIVGYCIADRLTDAYDGIKETGLFFTGANGYRLTEIITVKELMDKLMNGEDK encoded by the coding sequence GTGGCATTTAAATCTTTAAAAATTGGAAAATATACCATTGAAAAACCTATCGTGCAAGGTGGTATGGGTGTTGGTATATCTTGGGATCAATTAGCCGGAACTGTTTCAAAAGAGGGTGGTCTCGGTGTTATCTCTGCTGTAGGAACCGGTGTGTATAAAAATAGAAAATACCTTGATGCTAAAGAGATGGTAGGTAAAGAGCACAGACCACTTGATGCGATCAACTTTTACTCCTATACAGCACTCAAAAAAATATTTGAAAATGCAAGAAAAATTTGTGGAGATAAGCCTTTAGCTGCGAATGTACTCTATGCACAAAGTGAATACAACCGTGTGGTAGAAGATGCATGTAAGGCTGGAGCAAATATTATCATCACAGGTGCAGGTTTACCACTTACGATGCCTGAAGCAACGAAGAACTATCCTGATGTTGCATTAGTTCCTATTGTATCAACGGCGAAAGCATTAAAGATATTATGTCGTCGTTGGAAAAAGACACATAATAGACTCCCCGACGCTGTTATTGTCGAAGGTCCGCTCAGTGGAGGACACCAGGGATTCAAATATGAAGAGTGTTTCATGCCTGAAAATCAGTTGGAAGCGATTCTACCTCCTGTGGTTGAGGAAGCTAAAAACTGGGGTTCTATGCCTATTATCGCTGCAGGTGGTGTGTGGGATCATGATGACATTGTCAAAATGATGGAACTGGGTGCAGATGGTGTACAGATGGGTACACGCTTCATAGGTACAGTGGAATGCGATGCCAGTCAAGTAATGAAGGATATTATCATTAATGCAAAAGAAGAGGATATTAAACTCTTCAAATCTCCAGTAGGATATCCTGCCCGTGGTGTAAAAACACAGCTTCATGAAGATATAGAGAAAGGCACTGCACCAAAAGTGGCATGTATCTCAAACTGTGTTGCACCATGTCATCGTGGTGAAGAAGCGAAAATTGTAGGGTATTGTATTGCAGATAGACTGACCGATGCGTATGATGGTATCAAAGAGACGGGTCTCTTTTTTACAGGTGCCAACGGGTATCGCCTTACAGAGATCATCACAGTGAAAGAACTGATGGATAAATTGATGAATGGAGAAGATAAGTAA
- the tyrS gene encoding tyrosine--tRNA ligase, translating to MVQKALEEISRGTAEVIDMERIEKLVSKYYNDGSTYTVKAGFDPTGADLHLGHTVLLQKLRTFQNHGGRVQLLIGDFTATIGDPTGKSETRKVLDNDTIMANAKTYQEQVFNILDESKTEVVFNSTWLNKLGAAGMVALTTTFSVARMLERDDFTKRFKNEQSISISEFLYPLLQGYDSVELKSDIEIGGTDQKFNLLMGRHLQRVYNVGKEQAVLMMPILEGLDGVQKMSKSLNNYIGITEEPNDIYAKTLSTSDELMWRYYELLSERSLEDIATMKEDVQKGTLHPKTVKENLALELVTRFYNEELATLAKGEFDNVFKSNQLPTDMNEVEVEEGIWICKALVDAGIEPSTSQARRDIKQNAVSIDQEKISDEKLNLTAGEYILQVGKRKFAKVKVK from the coding sequence ATGGTACAAAAAGCATTAGAAGAGATCAGTAGAGGTACTGCAGAAGTTATAGATATGGAACGCATTGAGAAATTGGTTTCAAAATATTATAATGATGGCAGTACATATACAGTGAAAGCAGGATTTGACCCTACCGGTGCGGATCTGCACCTGGGGCATACTGTCCTTCTTCAAAAGCTTCGAACATTTCAAAACCACGGAGGAAGGGTACAACTTCTTATCGGTGACTTTACGGCAACGATAGGGGATCCTACCGGTAAGAGCGAAACAAGAAAAGTACTGGATAATGATACGATCATGGCCAATGCAAAAACGTACCAGGAACAGGTGTTTAATATTCTTGATGAGAGTAAGACAGAGGTAGTATTTAACTCTACCTGGCTCAATAAATTAGGTGCTGCGGGTATGGTTGCATTGACAACAACCTTTAGTGTGGCACGTATGCTTGAGCGTGATGATTTTACAAAACGTTTTAAAAATGAACAGAGTATCTCTATCTCAGAATTTTTATACCCACTGCTTCAGGGGTATGATTCTGTTGAACTCAAAAGTGATATTGAGATCGGTGGAACAGATCAGAAATTCAACCTTTTGATGGGAAGACACCTTCAGCGTGTGTATAATGTAGGGAAAGAGCAGGCTGTATTGATGATGCCTATCTTGGAAGGACTGGATGGTGTACAGAAGATGAGTAAGTCTTTGAACAACTACATCGGTATCACTGAAGAGCCCAATGATATCTATGCAAAAACACTTTCAACTTCAGATGAATTGATGTGGCGTTATTATGAGCTTTTGAGCGAGAGATCACTGGAAGATATCGCTACGATGAAAGAGGATGTACAAAAAGGCACACTTCACCCTAAAACAGTGAAGGAAAATCTGGCACTTGAGCTGGTTACAAGGTTTTATAATGAAGAGTTGGCTACACTAGCCAAAGGAGAGTTTGATAATGTATTTAAATCAAACCAGCTCCCAACAGATATGAATGAAGTAGAAGTAGAAGAGGGTATCTGGATATGCAAGGCATTGGTAGATGCGGGTATCGAACCTTCTACATCCCAAGCAAGAAGAGATATTAAACAAAATGCAGTCAGCATTGATCAGGAAAAGATCTCTGATGAGAAGTTAAATCTTACAGCAGGAGAGTATATCCTGCAGGTAGGAAAAAGAAAGTTTGCAAAAGTGAAGGTGAAGTAG